The DNA region aagAGCCCCCAGTAAACTCATCTAACTGCAGGTGGTGCATGTGAGTGGTGGTGTTGGAATTTCTACGTGTTCTAGGCAGGATGGTAGGGGATGAAGAGAAACCAAACAGAGGTTTTTCCTCACTAGTAGGGAAGCAAAGACTGGTTGCACCACTGGAAAACAACTGTAGtctaaaatgacattttgaatgcccttttttttaaatggaaagcaTTGTGGTAAAATTCCTGAAAAGTAGAAATGTTGAAGTTTATTTTGTTCAGTGAGCTGGgacattttcatatttgtatTTGCTTGCAAGACGTTTTtgatatttccttttctccagtcttctagttttaaaattttgccaAAAACTCAAAGTGGAAAACCCTGTAATTCTTTGACAAGTTAAACTGGCAGCAGTTCTACTTAGTATGTAGGTGGAGCTGCTGAGGGTTAGGCAAAAATAGCATTTTCCAATTGGAAAATGCAggttttaaaacagatttttcagaattttagaaCTTCGGGtgaaatttttcattctgaagtTTTCTATGGATTACATTATGTCTGGAAATGCTAAAAATACAGAGGTGGTTTCCAAGAACATAAGTAGGAAAGAGTATAATATTTCACTCAAGATTAAGAATAGAGTAAGGTGGCCACAGTGTATGGAAAGCACCAGAGCCCACCATTTCCTGGATGAGGAGCTCTGGTTCTGCAGGGATCTCCCTGGGGCCAGTGATGTGCCTCTTGAAAGCTTTTTCTGGGTTTGTCAAGTCTGAGGCCTTCATCTGCCTGGACTCCGTGATAGCTGCTAACTGAGCTGCCAAATCCTTTCTAAAACTTTTATCCGTGCTGAGGATAATTCAGCTGAAGGCTGCAGTTACAGAGCCAAGCACTCTCAGTCTTTACTGCTCGTAAAGATAAGGCCAGTTCTGAGATGGGAGCACCTGAGGCCTCATTTCAGTTGCATTCATGCAGTGAGGGGGGGGAtaagagggagaaggggaggagaagggtCAGAGTGGGACAGAGCCCCGAGTGCTGCTGATGCTGGGTGGAAACAATAGAAaggggctctgtgctctgcactggCCCGTGTCAGgagggggagctgcagctgccttgcTGCATCCATGGCTTGGCTGGGTTGAGTCgctctccctcctgccctgatGGAGCttgcagcagctctcacagcaAGTCTACTCCCTCTTTCAGATCCCCTATTCAGgattattttgatatttaaagGGCCTTCACCTTTACACTGCCTGcacagtggtggcagctgctctggcttCCCTGTGCCTTCTCTGTCAGCAGAAAAAGCTGTTCAGCACCTGGGACAGTGTGTGGCTGGGATGTAACCTAACATACAGCAGCATCTCCTTGCTTGGGGAAGGCAGCCCTCTGCCCCGTGGTCTGTCCGTGCCCCATCTCACCTCGCAGCTCTTGTTTCAGTTGCCTGCAGAGGAGTGGCTTTCCTCTCTAGGTCcgagaaggagaaggaaacaTTTAGGGCGGGGAAAGCGCGTTAACCCCATTTAAACTTTACACCACCCACTGGTCACCTCGGGAGTGTCCACAGTAGTTAATGTCTGGGGAGATGGCCAGGGGCCTGCCCCCTCTGTGGGAGGCTGTGGTGATCCCAGGGTGTACCTGCATCAGTGGGGCAGGCAGTCCTATAGTTATCCctcacctccctgccctgcctgtatGAGGGACACAGCTACAGTGTTTGGAGGAAGGGGAATGGAAGAGAGGGTGACAGTGTGAACCCTTCCTGCTTTTAACGTGGGGCTGAAGACAGCCTCACCCACCCCACTTGTGATGCTTTTCCCCTATCTCCTCAGACTGCTGAAGTGCTCAGGCCCCTGGGGAGCCCTCCCAGACTACAGGGATGGGAGTGtgtgcccctgctgcaggggcatTCAGCCACGGGCTGGGAGGGAGTGAATgcagtcctgcagctgctgtgaacAATTGCAAAGGTGTGGATGCAGCTCGTTTGGCACAGCTAAAATCTATGTATTTATGGGGGGCTGCCTGGGAATGGCAGTCTAGGTGGAAATGTAGCCTGGTCTTGATGAAGACAAGCAGAGCTGGAActgtctgctgctgtggctTGTTGAAGAACACAGGTTTAGGTGTCAACTAATCCCCTTGGGACACATGAGCCTCAAACCCCTTCACAAGTAATAGGGGATTTCAAGTTTGTTCACCAGGCATTAGTTGTACTTACAATTGATGGTGCAGTTGTTATGTGACCTCACATCACCCCAAGGATAAACTGAGATTGGTTTAACTTGAAAAGTTCCAGGAGCCCACTTCTCTTTTTGCAGGTTACCTGGAACAAACTGTGCTGGGTTCATCCTGTGATGGGGGTCTAGGGCCTCAATCTGTCCTTTGCCAAAGACTTTAAGACTCTATGTGTTTCCCCAGCTGATCTGTTGAGGGTTATACTTAAATCCACATTAAAATCTCCCCAGAAAAacacacaggtgtgtgtgtTCTCAGGTATCCCCTCATTCTTGCTGCCTTTCACCGTCTTCTGTCGCTTTCCTGTGCTCATAGCCTCAGACTCACTAAAGTGTGTTTGTGTCCCAGATACACGAGCTGTTAAACTTGCAGAAAATTTGAGGACTAAATCTATATAAAggaaaagtttatgttttatttatatttcatcaTCAAACAGAGTATTATATACATGTTTGTTTATCATACATTAATTTGGCCTTTGTTGATCCATTGGCTACCAGAGATGGCAAGGTGAGAAACCTTTCAGTGGTTACCTTAGaggtgtttctgtttctcagttCAGATCTAAGTATCAAAACCCACTTGCAAAGCTCTTTATAAATCAGACACAAATAGTTTTGATGTATTTGAAGGAAATAAGTTTCACAGCAGTACCTTCTTTGTAATAGGGAAATTGCAGTAttctaaggaaagaaaatatcctTCCTAAGgcaatatatttaaaatacataataataataggatgatgatgatgatgataatgatgataattCCAGGATGGCATCTTGTACTGTAAAAGTCTTTCACTGTAATGTTCAGACttcaaataattgaaaaaaaggGCAAGACATCACCAGAACTACTGGactcactggaaaaaaaaattctgtttgttttgctttttttcctatcCCAGTAAGTCAAGTTCTACTTTCCTTTTCCCTACTCTAAGGGATGTGCCACTCACTTGGCACCTCTGTGGAGTTAACAAAGGAGAGCTGAGAACAGAATGAGACCAAATGTCTGTGTAAGTATTGACAATTTTAAAGAATAGCTAAGGGTTTATGGCAGCAGTGTGGTTTTGAAAAAGTGGTTGCAGAAACAATCCAACAGTCCCCAGGACACAAACAAGGACAAATATCCAGAGAAACAGCCTGTCCACTACCATGGCAACATACTTCCAATCTTCAATGACCTGGAAGAAAAAGCCAGTTAAAGATATTAGCAGTTTGTCATATTCTTTTGGTCCTCCTCTTGCTAATGCTGAGTTTTTGtttatcaaaataaaaggaaatagaTCTCAATGTTCAGGGAATAAACTTGAGTTAGTCTTGGTAAGGGATTTTTCTCCTACAACCCATCTGAGCAGTGGAGAAAGatacagtaaatatttcttAGCTTTCTTGGATACATCAGATACTGAGTGTGGCTGCCTGGTGTGGTACCAGCCCTGAAGGACCCACACTATAATCTAATTAAGGggattttttcttcagttttagtTTGTAAATGTTATTAATCTCAGTGGGCAAAAATAGGTTGTGTTTACTGCTGTTAAACAAGGTTAGCTTCAGAGTCCTTTTCTTATCAGCAGTCATCTTATTCATGGGGTTTAATGCACATTAATACTGTTGCTTTTATTAAAATCCCTTTTTGCCCTGCATGTGTTGTCTGTGAAAGTCGTAGCCTTAGATTCTGTCTCAGACTGAAGTGACTAATTGGGCTATTACCGTAAAGGGGAAATATATCAATCTTCATTTGCATCTCAGGAATAATTTTTCCTCTCCCATTGATTCTAGTTACACATGGAATGTCCTCACATCAGTGACTTTATCATCCTTGTCAGCTGAATTATGTCTGATATTAGAATATtatgtatttttcctttgatgCACACTTTTAATTCCCACTGCTGCTAATGGGAATTGAATGCTTCTGCAGTCAGACCATATAAATGTACATGAACAGTTGTTATCAGACCATTGTGATgaggaaaggaagcagagaatAAAGTTATGCATCTAGAAAAATTGTATGTAATATCAGAGGACCCCTATGTGAACAGCAGTAAGTGGATTTTCAATATATAAAATGCTCTTGAAAATTGTTATTACCATCAACTGAAAGCTTTGTAGATCCCTTAGTGTGCAAGATATCCTTGCAAGAATTTCTGAGCTATTAGAAAACCTTTCCCTGCACTGTGAAGTCAGCTTCTGTTCAGTCATTTTCAATGTTTACATGCTCATGTCTAATGTTAATAGCTGAACTTCTTTATTTATATTGACAGTAATTTCAGTTAATAGAAAACATGAACTACTCAGCAGCATGCTCCTCTAGGGACTTCTACAAGATCAGGAACCAGACTTTATTTAATCTGCTTGGCTGAGGAAGGGAAAGTACAATAGGAATAGAGAACCTGGAGTCTCACTGGGGTCTGGATTAGAGAGAGGACAATGGTAGGTATGAGGATGATTTTTCCCAGCTGTGGGTGCTTGTCTAAAAAACCCCTGTGACCCACCTGAGTTTTCCAAGCATTGCTCACGGAGTATTTCTGTCAGCTCTATTGTGCTAGCTAGTGGCCTGTGAGTAGGGCAGGGgaatggagcagcagcagcagctgcactgcttAAATAAAGTATTTCTCCTAACCAGTAATGAGTCTggtatatataaaaataactgaaatgaaagaagtgtcagctctgctgaggtTTTTAATCCTACCCATGGTGTTTGCCATATACAGACAGGTGTCTTAGCCCAGAAAGGGTGTTTGCAAAGGCCTTCTACCAATTTTGCTAAATCCTCCTGTTGTGCTCAGTTAGGTAAATAAATGCATGAGCTGTAGGTATTTTGTTTCTGGTTAACTTGGCCTGGCTATGGGTTGAATCACAGTCTTACTGATTCACAGTGgtgaaaaatattctatttctAACCTGGAACTGAATATTGTTTTCTTGTCCTGCCAATCACCACTTGAATGTGACAAACAAAGCTTTTTTAAGAGTGTTTCAGGACTAACTGGGAAATCTATTTTTGTAGAAATAGCCATATTATTTGTCAGGAGAGTATTTGCAGTTACCAAAATGCTGTTCATTAATGGcataaattatttcctcttaTGAGCTATATCTAGAATCTCTCTAAAATCTTGACAATAGCTAGAGAGCTCAAATATGCTTTCTGAGGAACAGCGTGTTACAGAGGAGGACAGAAGATGAAGTTTGGAAGGACagggatttctcttttttacttACACTCTGGTCATTGTCATCGCTTTTCATGTGCTCTGCTATAAAACTGACTCCATCAATTGCTTCTTGCACTTCAGGAGAAAATTTTGCACCTGTTCTTAACCTAAAATCTCGATGACTGCTGACATTGTCAAGTGTCTCAGAGACTTTCATATCATATCTTTTGGCAGAAGCTGTATTCAAAAAGTAGGTAGAGTTCTTGTAGAAGTCAGATGGTTCCATACAAGGAttctctgcttttgtctttttgcaGTTGCATGGCTTTTGCCGTGGAGAATTATTTTCTGGGCGCTTCATGAACAGATAGGCCGGGAGTCTTTCAAGGAAAACCAGCTTTACCCAGGGGGGCATAGTGTGAGTGCTTGGAGATCTGTGGTGGACATTGAGCACACAGACACTGGTGACTATTGAGAAGGTCACCAGCACCATTGTGAACATGAGATACTTCCCAATCAGTGGAACATCTAGAGATGTCGGAGGGACAATTTTGGAGATCAGCAGCAAGAACACAGTCAAGGCAAGCAACACAGATATGCATAAGGTCATTTTTTCACCACAGTCTGAAGGCAAGTAGAATACTAGGATGGCTAAGGATGTAATTAGCACACAGGGAATGATAAGATTGATGGTATAAAAAAGTGGTTTCCTTTTGATAATGAAGTCATATGTCACATCGACATAATTGGGGTCCAGAGGGTTTACAGTCCTTCTTCCTGGGAGTGCTACAATGTCCCACTCTCCGCTTGGCGTGAAGTCGTCCATGCTTGCCATGGAAGTCTTAAGCACCATATCAATTTCTGTGTGGTCGTATGTCCAGGACCGGAACTTCAGGGTGCAGTTCTGCTGGTCAAATGGGAAATGCTTCACCTCAATCTTGCAGGCACTCTTGTAAATGGCTGGTGGCAACCAGAGAATGCTTCCATTGTTCTTTACAATGGCATTTGTGTACAGCGAGACCTCGTACGTCCCGTCCGCGCTAAGGAGAGGAGAGATGGGAGAAAGTGATAAAATATTAACAGGAAAAACATAgttcaaaacagaaaaggtcTGATATTCTTGGTCTTGTGGGCCCCAGTTGTTCTAAGAATCAAATTTTAGAGAATTTAAAGTTTAGCAGTTGTTCTAATAATCACTTTTATTCTGAAATCTGTGCTGTAGGGAGCTATAACTTGATAGGGAGATCAATGTATGCATTTCTCCCAGTGAGAGAGGTGATTTTTGATCCAatacttacagaaaaaaaagttataaaattattattagaTATTGAATACACACTTCTGTTTCATCAGAAGAAATCAATGTATTTTGTAAATGTTTGCTCAATTAATTAAAGCTTCCTACATCTCTGAAGACTGCACAAAAATGAGATCATCCCATGTGAAAATGGAGGTACCTTTGATCTGGAACACAGCCACTGCTAAGAACACAGAGCATCATTCCTAAATGACTTGGACAAGAAAATAAGGATGAGCAGCATTAGTTAGAAATACAGGGAGAGTGTAGGCAGAGGAAATGTAATTATATGAGTTATAATTTATTGCGTCACTCCAGTTAATGTTTACTTATTACGAAACCAGAACAGACAAGCCACCACATTCTTAGTGCCCACAAATAATCTTGGTTTTGTATCTCTTCCAACTGCTGAACTTCCACCAGGGAGTCTTCAATGCTGTGATGGGCCCTTTCACTCAGGGAGAAGATCACTATCAGTCAGTAGTACCTTCTCCTGTCCAACAGTCTGGGCAAACAAGGTAGGGCTCTTTAAGCCATTAGATATCCTGAGGTGGTATTCATGTTTGTTGACAAGGCATCATGGAAAATAGTTTATTTCAGTGCtaagggtgattttttttttcctaagtagGGAAATGCTACAAATATCTAAGCTTTGGCACATGTGTCTGAATCAGTTAGGTTTGGCTCTGGAAAGGGCTCTCACCTGGTATAAAATAGCTCTTTTTTGAGAAATGAATTGTATCTTTGTTCTGACATATCTATACTCCCTGAGTTGGCTTTGCCATTGTGCCATGCCATGTGCTGGGCAGACTCTTGGGCTGGGAATATGAGTCCTGGTGCTGACTGCCCTGTCTCAGTGTGAAGAGGCTGGGCTGCAGTCTCAGAGCCTTCTGCACAGGCCACAGACAGAGCTGTGGGCATGGGGACatgctttgtgttttcctgaGCATCTTGAACTGGCTGATGCCTCTGaactctgctccagcagcaggaagttACGTGGAGCTGTCCTTTAGCTGAAATTTAATTGAAGCTTTGTACTAGTGTAGACATCCAATATGGTGAGGCTTGTTCCTGTTCATTTAAGGAACCTTTTGAAActatttcttcctatttttaCAAATTATCAAATGGTATCACTTGgccagcaggaaaaagaaacagaggacAGAGGCACAATTTACTAGAACAAGCTTTGACCAGGCACAGTACATCCTAATCCACTGGCTCAATCATTTTGTGACTAAAACATTAGTTTTAAGTGCTCATCAAATCTAGTTTCCAGTAGTAGGATTCCAAGGACTTAACTCAGTTATATATAAACTTCCTGGGTTTCCCATCTGTATATGTTCATAAATCATCATGTGTTCAGGAATTCATTGGTTTTCAAAGTATCATAAAAGTATAAAttttgattatttaaaaaaagtttatcATCCACTTGAAGGTTTTGCTAGAGACTcaaaccaaaggaaaacaaaattctcaGCTGTTTGTTTGAAAGAGgaactgaagtatatttttctCAGTACTATAAAGCTACAGGGTCAAATGTTGACAGGTTTATTATGTATTcataaaatggattttttcaatgctttttgaaaatggaatataatttgattttctACATGACTATGAACTCCTGGAGTTATGGTATGTGTGAACTTTGTAACAGATTTATGTCCTGGGGTCTGTGGTAGAAGAAGGAGTGGGGGAAGGAGACAAAGCTGTATCTCAGACCCTAAGATGTCTGAAAGGATCGCAGATGTCTCCTTGCAACTGCACTTATACCTACAGTTTATTCTTTCCATACAGTCTATTTTCATATAAATCTGTCTCAGTTGTGAGCCTTGCCATGGGTCCTCTGCTGTAACTGCTCACACTGCAGATATCTTCTAGCTCTGCTGGAATTTCTTTAACCAGAGCATTGATGTTACTAAAATGATCTTTGAGCCCAGTAGCCCAGTCAGATACACTTGCTACTATCTAGTGACAGAAAGTGATAAAAGTgacaaaattcagttttaaaattttaccagACCTACTTCATTATTTCTGATGTTTGTTCCTTGGTTAAATTTTTGTTCATTGTCTGCATAAACTACATCAGTTTTACTTACTTATTGTAAAGCACAATGTCTGGCAACCAGATGTGTTTTGCAGGTATTCTCAGTTTATTTATTCCTTCGTAGTCAGAGGGCTTCCAAGCCAGCCGATAATCAATCCACTCCTAAGAGAAGAATTGTACAGTAGTGATGGGAGTGTCCTGACCAGCACTAATAAAACAATCACATGATGGAGTGAAAGCAGTCACATTTGTGGTTTGCAAGAGCCGTTTCTCTGTGGGTTTGTTACCTGGTTCAGCCAGACGTTCGTAGTCATGATCTGCTCCCGTTCATTCTGCAGGGGAAAATGGAGACAAAAACTGGCTTCTAAAATGTTTCACTTCATTGCAGTAATAAGATTTATTTGGTAGGTTTTTGAGCATGATATTGTGTTAGTGTTGTAATAGTGTATTTCATGACAGACATATCTCTGAGGTAAGATGGCCAGTCTTGTACACATACTGATGATACATAGTAACCCGATAAATGTAGAATTCCAAATGCCTTTTAACAAGAACAGTTATGGCAGGAGTGAGTGTAGTTGTTCGGAAACAATGACCACCACCTTGCTAAGCTGGTTTCCTCCCCTACCCTGCTTTTCCACCTTTGATTTGAAACAGGAGAGACTTTTGACCATCAGGGAGGCCTGCATGAGGTTGTGTGAGGTTGGTGTAAGGTCTGGCAGGCAATCAGCTGGCAGGCCCTGCTTCATGAGCTGCTGTCTCTAGACAGCAGTTCAGAAGACAAACCTCCCTGTAGAAGATCTGTCAGGAGGTTTTCTGTAGGAAAATGAGTTAATTCTCTGATCTTGAAGATGCTTGAGATTGTTGGGGCCTACAAGATGCCTAATTTTGTTCTGCTCGAAGAGTGAGGCTATAGAGGGATAGAGACTGAGCTGTGCTAGTCTTGATCCTTGCTCATTCATCCACCTTGTTTAGACTGTTCATCCCCGGGGCCTCTGGAGCAAGACAGCTCCCTTTTTATGCCCAGAATCTGCACTCTTGGGGACACTGTTCTCGTGGTGGTAGTGCAGGATGTACGGAGGCATGCCTGTGTCCAGATGGAGCtccccaggagagagagagagcactTAACTAGAATTGTCTGGTATACATGGCATTGAATCCTGTGTGTATGCACACCTGTGTGTATATCTACATATAATATATCCAATCTGCATGTGTGTATGAAAACTCAGCTGTTTGTACAGATTCCCTTTCATTCCAACAGAGTCCTTCTCATTTCCTCTTGAATTTCAGAACATAAATTCTCTACATCTCCTAAATTTTGCAGGAATCTAGTCACTAGCCCTTAACATAAATTCTGACAGGGAGGCAATCTTCTGTATCTTTTTTATCATCcagggaaagagcagcagagttGAACACCCCAATTCAGGAAATTTTTCCACTTACATGCTGGCTCTCATTCCCACTGCAGTTAATGTTAACCTCTCTTAATAATCATGTGTTTATACCTTGGAATAACTGTCAAACGCACACAAACCTTGTGGGTGTTAAGTGTCTTTTAGGCCCACTAAAGTAGTTTTTATTGAACTTGAGGAGTTGCTTTCATGAGGATTGTTTTAACCATGTTAAGCTATTCCAGCCAgaactgtgtttttctttacaaCATTCCACTGTTCTTTATTGATATGCCTGATATCGATATTGATATGCCTGATATGTGATTTGGATGTGGTTTTGTAACTTGTTTTCAGGCCATTGAACCGCCTCAGTAGAAGATGGATTAGTGTTCCACTTATGGTGGGTGGTGTGCACAGTCCAGGATGGGTCCTGACCTGGGGTAACTTGCAGTAACTATACTGAAATCAGTGCAATGATTTTGAATTTCAGCTAGATGGAATCCAGCTATTGGATGAAGATCTGCCCCCAGTCTTTCAATGCTTAGGCATAGACTGGTTTCCCCATTGGAGCTCCATTGTGAGGTATAAAACCAGTAATTGCATGTATGGGCTCTGCCTATTAATAGTGTTACTCAGATGAGAAAAGAACAGACACATAGACACATAACAATACCAGCATAACTATTACTTAGAGTGCTGTGCAGTAGTATTGAATGTAAAGGCATAGCCTGGTTTGAACTTACCACACTgatgagctgtgccagggaaaccTGCAGTTCTATGGATACCAACTGGGAGGAGTTGACAGCTGGTCGAATTAACTTATTGTATCTGTCAGGACTCAGTAGGTGGTTCATTagtttttcttcagcatctgctgccaTGCTTGCTGTAAAGCATCACCAAACAGGATTATGGAAGGAAGACTAAAGCGACATGATGAGGGGTCACAGAATATCTGTGTATCAGATCGTCTTGGAGAAATAATGACAGCTTTTGATTTTCTAATGACTGTAGGTTTGTGTGAACAGGAGGATGTGGTGCTTGCAGTGGTATCTGTTCTGCGGGAGTTGACTGTCCACAGAGCACAGATCAAAGCAGATCAATCAGAACCCTTTTGCAATAAAATGTGAAGCTCAAATTGTTAGATACTTTTGGGAATACACTCAGAAACTGGGAGCAAACCATCCTCTTAATAGCAAGGGAAGAATTATTCTATGATCCAAAGGGAGGGGTCCAGCTGTGACTTCTCTCTTTAGTACTGTAGGAGACAGAGTTGCAGGTACACATATAAATTTAAAGACTCTTAAGTAGAGAAAACCAGGGGATAAGCTGTA from Prinia subflava isolate CZ2003 ecotype Zambia chromosome 15, Cam_Psub_1.2, whole genome shotgun sequence includes:
- the CHRNB4 gene encoding neuronal acetylcholine receptor subunit beta-4 isoform X2 is translated as MRKMHSLVLFVVGSFCLHGNMAADAEEKLMNHLLSPDRYNKLIRPAVNSSQLVSIELQVSLAQLISVNEREQIMTTNVWLNQEWIDYRLAWKPSDYEGINKLRIPAKHIWLPDIVLYNNADGTYEVSLYTNAIVKNNGSILWLPPAIYKSACKIEVKHFPFDQQNCTLKFRSWTYDHTEIDMVLKTSMASMDDFTPSGEWDIVALPGRRTVNPLDPNYVDVTYDFIIKRKPLFYTINLIIPCVLITSLAILVFYLPSDCGEKMTLCISVLLALTVFLLLISKIVPPTSLDVPLIGKYLMFTMVLVTFSIVTSVCVLNVHHRSPSTHTMPPWVKLVFLERLPAYLFMKRPENNSPRQKPCNCKKTKAENPCMEPSDFYKNSTYFLNTASAKRYDMKVSETLDNVSSHRDFRLRTGAKFSPEVQEAIDGVSFIAEHMKSDDNDQSVIEDWKYVAMVVDRLFLWIFVLVCVLGTVGLFLQPLFQNHTAAINP
- the CHRNB4 gene encoding neuronal acetylcholine receptor subunit beta-4 isoform X1; amino-acid sequence: MRKMHSLVLFVVGSFCLHASMAADAEEKLMNHLLSPDRYNKLIRPAVNSSQLVSIELQVSLAQLISVNEREQIMTTNVWLNQEWIDYRLAWKPSDYEGINKLRIPAKHIWLPDIVLYNNADGTYEVSLYTNAIVKNNGSILWLPPAIYKSACKIEVKHFPFDQQNCTLKFRSWTYDHTEIDMVLKTSMASMDDFTPSGEWDIVALPGRRTVNPLDPNYVDVTYDFIIKRKPLFYTINLIIPCVLITSLAILVFYLPSDCGEKMTLCISVLLALTVFLLLISKIVPPTSLDVPLIGKYLMFTMVLVTFSIVTSVCVLNVHHRSPSTHTMPPWVKLVFLERLPAYLFMKRPENNSPRQKPCNCKKTKAENPCMEPSDFYKNSTYFLNTASAKRYDMKVSETLDNVSSHRDFRLRTGAKFSPEVQEAIDGVSFIAEHMKSDDNDQSVIEDWKYVAMVVDRLFLWIFVLVCVLGTVGLFLQPLFQNHTAAINP
- the CHRNB4 gene encoding neuronal acetylcholine receptor subunit beta-4 isoform X3 yields the protein MNHLLSPDRYNKLIRPAVNSSQLVSIELQVSLAQLISVNEREQIMTTNVWLNQEWIDYRLAWKPSDYEGINKLRIPAKHIWLPDIVLYNNADGTYEVSLYTNAIVKNNGSILWLPPAIYKSACKIEVKHFPFDQQNCTLKFRSWTYDHTEIDMVLKTSMASMDDFTPSGEWDIVALPGRRTVNPLDPNYVDVTYDFIIKRKPLFYTINLIIPCVLITSLAILVFYLPSDCGEKMTLCISVLLALTVFLLLISKIVPPTSLDVPLIGKYLMFTMVLVTFSIVTSVCVLNVHHRSPSTHTMPPWVKLVFLERLPAYLFMKRPENNSPRQKPCNCKKTKAENPCMEPSDFYKNSTYFLNTASAKRYDMKVSETLDNVSSHRDFRLRTGAKFSPEVQEAIDGVSFIAEHMKSDDNDQSVIEDWKYVAMVVDRLFLWIFVLVCVLGTVGLFLQPLFQNHTAAINP